A stretch of Corynebacterium timonense DNA encodes these proteins:
- a CDS encoding adenylate kinase, protein MRLVLLGPPGAGKGTQAAILSEKLGVPHISTGDLFRANIGEGTPLGVEAKQYIDAGKLVPTDVTARMVEARLNEDDAKDGFLLDGFPRTVEQAEILADLLRNKGVELDGVLNFVVAEEVVVERMLARGRADDNEETIRTRLGVYRDETAPLIEHYGDAIINIDAVGDVDDVNARAMEKLGK, encoded by the coding sequence ATGCGTCTTGTTCTCCTTGGCCCTCCCGGTGCTGGCAAAGGCACCCAGGCAGCGATTCTCTCCGAAAAGCTCGGCGTGCCCCACATCTCCACCGGCGACCTGTTCCGCGCCAACATCGGGGAGGGCACCCCGCTGGGTGTTGAGGCGAAGCAGTACATTGACGCCGGTAAGCTCGTTCCCACCGACGTCACCGCCCGCATGGTCGAAGCCCGCCTCAACGAGGACGATGCGAAGGACGGTTTCCTCCTCGACGGCTTCCCCCGCACCGTGGAGCAGGCGGAGATCCTCGCCGATCTGCTCCGCAACAAAGGCGTCGAGCTCGACGGTGTGCTGAACTTCGTCGTGGCAGAGGAGGTCGTCGTCGAGCGCATGCTCGCCCGCGGCCGCGCCGACGACAACGAGGAGACCATCCGCACCCGCCTCGGGGTCTACCGTGACGAGACAGCCCCGCTGATCGAGCACTACGGCGACGCCATCATCAACATCGACGCCGTCGGCGATGTCGACGACGTCAACGCGCGAGCAATGGAGAAGCTGGGCAAGTAA